Proteins encoded in a region of the Patagioenas fasciata isolate bPatFas1 chromosome 21, bPatFas1.hap1, whole genome shotgun sequence genome:
- the MICAL1 gene encoding F-actin-monooxygenase MICAL1 isoform X2 produces MSMPADEPGNPAHAVFERFLRARECREVLGCFAELCGQLGLQGSGLQLYRGLRAALNSWSAKALWSKLDKKAEHKDYDQGTACASTKCLVVGAGPCGLRAAIELALLGARVVLLEKRDSFSRNNVLHLWPFTIHDLRALGAKKFYGRFCTGTLDHISIRQLQLILLKVALLLGVEVHSNVQFKGLVPPVGKAGGQGGWRAVLQPGSSPLSNYEFDVLISAGGGKFVPEGFKRKETRGKLAIGITTNFINRHSRAEVEVAEISGVARIYNQKFFQNLYNKTGIDLENIVYYKDDTHYFVMTAKKQSLIEKGVILQDKADIESLLSPENVNRDALLSYAKEAANFSTNYRLPELEFALNHRALPDVDMFDFTCMTRSENAALVREHNGARLLLGLVGDCLVEPFWPLGTGVARGFLAAFDAAWMVRRWAAGTPPLEVLAERESIYQHLSQTSPDNTNKNISQYSIDPATRYPNINLQAIKPSQVRDLYLVGMVDVDHKRKSDNRLSTAVSGDAYEELLSWCRASTAGYRGVTVTDFTTSWTSGLALCALIHRFRPDLVDLDSVDPQDPIQTHQMMLDTAEQELGIQPVLSSAEMAAMAEPSRLGLITYLSQFYEAFKTSPEAEELSKKPLSPRGTRGAILFLSRLQKNRSLTHKRVQDSAQKDAEAKRSRRDMELDGDALDGAREPPQTARTDAGQPPSHGDSSDACYFCGRRVYILERASAEGRFFHRGCFQCQRCRATLRLGDYAFREEDGHFYCSLHYPNPPGMELPQDEPRALPDGDAAVARPPSNAGRPCVSPKEGAPNPPQPPPAAPQPGAVGDEEDAEDTVDVEEQELLAQPGRDAREEEGPGAEPRGAAEEGEEGRGRRKIILTPLEKLKLSTLNLLTTEAEPEPPPKPARLRLQAAPEALPALWQGQGIWEEDEEMAMEKEALEESDSEEEEEEGTDLGIMAESCLGLGEEEKYPTWKRTLTRRAREAQMKRFCKAQAIQRRLEEIEVTFRELEKQGIKLEKLLRDEDGNPADQKTQWMNQLLYLVQKKNSLMSEESDLMIAVQELKLEEQQWQLDQKLRCYMNMEESLKTPEDCAAEQEILVQLLEVVNKRNVLIHVQEEKRLSELQA; encoded by the exons ATGAGCATGCCGGCTGACGAGCCGGGCAACCCGGCCCACGCCGTGTTCGAGAGGTTCCTGCGTGCCAGGGAGTGCCgggaggtgctgggctgcttCGCGGAGCTGTGcgggcagctggggctgcagggcagcGGGCTGCAGCTCTACCGTGGCCTCCGGGCTGCCCTCAACTCCTGGAGTGCCAAGGCCCTGTGGAGCAAACTGGATAAGAAAGCCGAACACAAAGACTACGACCAGGGCACAGCCTGCGCCAGCACCAAG TGCCTGGTGGTGGGGGCCGGTCCCTGCGGGCTGCGGGCGGCCATCGAGCTGGCGCTGCTGGGCGCGCGCGTGGTGCTGCTGGAGAAGCGCGACTCCTTCTCTCGCAACAATGTCCTGCACCTCTGGCCCTTCACCATCCACGACCTCCGGGCGCTGGGCGCCAAGAAGTTCTACGGGCGCTTCTGCACCGGCACACTGGACCACATCA gTATCCGGCAGCTCCAGCTGATCCTGCTGAAGGTGGCTCTGCTGCTGGGGGTGGAGGTGCACAGCAACGTGCAGTTCAAGGGCCTCGTCCCTCCCGTGGGCAAGGCAGGTGGACAGG GCGGCTGGCGGGCTGTGCTGCAGCCCGGCTCCTCGCCCCTCAGCAACTACGAGTTTGATGTCCTCATCTCAGCTGGTGGTGGCAAATTTGTCCCCGAAG GGTTCAAGCGCAAGGAGACACGGGGGAAGTTGGCCATTGGCATCACCACCAACTTCATCAACCGCCACAGCCGCGCCGAGGTGGAGGTGGCCGAGATCAGCGGCGTGGCCCGAATCTACAACCAGAAGTTTTTCCAGAACCTCTACAACAAAACGG GCATCGACCTGGAAAACATTGTTTACTACAAGGACGACACTCACTATTTCGTCATGACGGCCAAGAAGCAGAGCCTGATCGAGAAGGGCGTCATCCTCCAG GACAAAGCAGACATCGAGAGCCTCCTGTCTCCAGAGAACGTGAACCGAGACGCTCTCCTCAGCTACGCCAAAGAAGCCGCCAACTTCTCCACCAACTACCGCCTGCCTGAGCTGGAGTTTGCCCTCAACCACCGGGCCCTGCCGGACGTCGACATGTTCGACTTCACCTGCATGACGCGCTCAGAGAACGCGGCACTGGTGCGGGAGCACAACGGGGCCCGGCTGCTCCTGGGGCTGGTGGGCGACTGCTTGGTGGAG CCCTTCTGGCCACTGGGCACCGGTGTGGCCAGGGGCTTCCTCGCCGCCTTCGACGCAGCGTGGATGGTGCGGCGGTGGGCggccgggacccccccactggAGGTGCTGGCCGAGAG GGAGAGCATCTATCAGCACCTCTCGCAGACCTCCCCAGACAACACCAACAAAAACATCAGCCAGTACAGCATCGACCCGGCCACGCGCTACCCCAACATCAACCTGCAAGCCATCAAACCCAGCCAG GTCCGGGACCTCTACCTCGTGGGTATGGTGGACGTGGACCACAAGAGGAAGAGCGACAACCGGCTCAGCACCG CAGTCTCTGGAGATGCCTACGAAGAGCTGCTGAGCTGGTGCCGGGCCAGCACGGCCGGGTACCGCGGGGTGACGGTGACCGACTTCACCACCTCCTGGACCAGCGGCTTGGCCCTCTGCGCCCTCATCCACCGCTTCCGCCCCGACCTGGT GGATTTGGACTCTGTGGACCCCCAGGATCCCATCCAGACCCACCAGATGATGCtggacacagcagagcaggagctgggcaTCCAGCCTGTCCTCTCTAGTGCCGAGATGGCGGCCATGGCAGAGCCCAGCCGCCTGGGGCTCATCACCTACCTCAGCCAGTTCTATGAAGCTTTCAAGACTTCCCCAG aggcagaggagcTCAGCAAGAAGCCGCTGTCTCCGCGGGGTACGCGAGGAGCCATCCTCTTCCTCAGCAGGCTGCAGAAGAACCGCAGCCTGACACACAAGCGCGTCCAG GATAGTGCCCAGAAAGATGCTGAGgccaagaggagccgcagggacaTGGAG CTGGATGGAGACGCTCTGGACGGCGCCCGCGAGCCACCACAAACAGCCCGGACAGACGCAGGGCAG ccaccaTCCCACGGGGACAGCAGTGACGCCTGCTACTTCTGCGGCCGCCGTGTCTACATCCTGGAGCGCGCCAGCGCCGAGGGACGCTTCTTCCACCGCGGCTGCTTCCAGTGCCAGCGCTGCAGGGCCACCCTGCGCCTGGGCGACTACGCCTTCCGCGAGGAGGACG GTCATTTTTACTGCTCACTTCACTACCCCAATCCTCCTGGTATGGAACTGCCCCAGGATGAGCCCCGGGCACTGCCTGATGGG GATGCCGCTGTTGCCCGCCCGCCCTCAAATGCTGGGAGACCATGTGTGTCCCCCAAGGAGGGGGCACCcaaccccccacagcccccaccagcagccccacagCCAGGGGCAGTGGGGGATGAGGAGGATGCTGAGGACACTGTGGatgtggaggagcaggagctgctggcacagcCCGGCAGGGATGCCAGAGAGGAGGAAGGTCCCGGAGCGGAGCCCCGAGGGGCAGCAGAAGAGGGTGAGGAGggcaggggcaggaggaagaTCATCCTCACACCCCTGGAGAAGCTCAAGCTGTCCACACTGAACCTCCTCACCACCGAAGCGGAGCCCGAGCCGCCGCCGAAGCCTGCTCGTCTGCGGCTCCAAGCAGCGCCTGAGGCCCTCCCTGCCCTGTGGCAGGGACAAGGTAtctgggaggaggatgaggaaatGGCCATGGAGAAAGAAG CTTTGGAGGAGAGTgacagtgaggaagaggaggaggaaggcacaGACCTTGGCATCATGGCAGAATCA TGCCTGGGTCTGGGGGAAGAGGAGAAATACCCCACCTGGAAGCGCACGCTGACCCGCCGGGCCAGGGAAGCACAGATGAAGAGGTTCTGCAAAGCCCAG GCCATCCAGAGGCGGCTGGAGGAGATCGAGGTGACGTTCCGggagctggagaagcagggcaTCAAGCTAGAGAAGTTGCTGCGGGACGAGGATG GCAACCCAGCTGACCAGAAGACACAGTGGATGAACCAGCTGCTGTACCTGGTCCAGAAGAAGAACAGCCTGATGTCTGAGGAGTCAGACCTGATGATCGC ggtgcaggagctgaagctggaggagcagcagtggcagcttgACCAGAAGCTCCGGTGCTACATGAACATGGAGG AATCCCTCAAGACACCAGAAGACTGTGCGGCGGAGCAGGAGATCCTGGTACAGCTGCTGGAGGTGGTGAACAAGCGCAATGTCCTCATCCACGTGCAGGAGGAGAAGCGGCTCAGCGAGCTGCAGGCCTGA